A section of the Verrucomicrobium sp. GAS474 genome encodes:
- the pyrE gene encoding orotate phosphoribosyltransferase, with amino-acid sequence MSVDPNAAINAELVQAKVLEAFRQTGALLDGHFLLRSGLHSRQFFQCAHLLQHAELASDLCGDLAAKVKALDLAFDAVVSPAMGGILVGQDVARHLRTRHIFAEKAEGKLVIRRFAITPGQRFLVAEDVVTTGSAVRETIARVTEAGGVIAGICCIVERGEKVDFGVPFVSLLRLQVETFAADAIPEDLRGVPAVKPGSGK; translated from the coding sequence ATGTCCGTCGATCCCAACGCGGCAATCAACGCCGAGCTCGTCCAGGCGAAGGTCCTCGAGGCCTTCCGCCAGACGGGGGCGTTGCTCGACGGCCATTTTCTCCTTCGCTCCGGCCTCCACAGCCGCCAGTTCTTCCAGTGCGCTCACCTCCTGCAGCATGCGGAGCTGGCCTCCGATCTCTGCGGCGACCTCGCCGCGAAGGTGAAGGCGCTCGACCTGGCTTTCGACGCCGTCGTCTCCCCGGCGATGGGCGGCATCCTCGTCGGGCAGGACGTGGCGCGCCACCTGCGGACGCGCCACATCTTCGCCGAGAAGGCCGAGGGGAAGCTCGTCATCCGCCGCTTCGCGATCACCCCCGGCCAGCGTTTCCTCGTCGCCGAGGACGTGGTCACGACGGGAAGCGCGGTCCGCGAGACCATCGCCCGCGTCACCGAGGCGGGCGGCGTCATCGCCGGGATCTGCTGCATCGTCGAGCGGGGAGAGAAGGTCGACTTCGGCGTTCCCTTCGTCAGCCTGCTCCGTCTCCAGGTGGAGACATTCGCGGCCGACGCGATCCCGGAAGACCTGCGCGGTGTGCCTGCCGTAAAGCCGGGTAGCGGGAAGTAG
- a CDS encoding Rid family detoxifying hydrolase encodes MSSKKVISSPDAPQAVGPYSQGIRTGDFVFLAGQIPTIPATGQFPEGIAAQTEQVIANIKALLAAEGLTLANVVKASVFMADLAEFGAMNEVYAKHFASEPPARSTFQVAALPKAARVEIEVIARA; translated from the coding sequence ATGAGTTCCAAGAAAGTCATCTCCTCGCCCGACGCCCCCCAGGCCGTCGGCCCGTACTCCCAGGGCATCCGCACCGGGGACTTCGTCTTCCTCGCCGGCCAGATCCCCACGATCCCGGCCACCGGCCAGTTCCCCGAGGGGATCGCCGCGCAGACGGAGCAGGTCATCGCCAATATCAAGGCCCTCCTCGCCGCCGAAGGCCTCACCCTCGCGAACGTCGTGAAGGCGAGCGTCTTCATGGCCGACCTCGCCGAATTCGGCGCGATGAACGAAGTCTACGCGAAGCACTTCGCCTCCGAGCCCCCGGCCCGCTCGACCTTCCAGGTCGCCGCGCTGCCGAAGGCCGCCCGCGTCGAAATCGAAGTCATCGCCCGCGCCTAG